One window of Syngnathus acus chromosome 16, fSynAcu1.2, whole genome shotgun sequence genomic DNA carries:
- the tmem242 gene encoding transmembrane protein 242 isoform X2: MLTDQLDMSTAEKKPVQVSPNEDDDKLQLIQGAVFLAAASSLGLIAGFGSTLALAKKNNPDCFSKGGTAALPESGGALALRALGRGSAYACLTVGVLSLGACKLLGVGSLSDLRRKMALLLPPIPRSEAAPGSDSSNLDSLFRSK; the protein is encoded by the exons ATGCTGACGGACCAACTCGACATGTCCACAGCGGAAAAAAAGCCCGTCCAAGTGTCTCCAAATGAGGACGACGACAAACTGCAGCTAATTCAAG GTGCTGTCTTCCTGGCGGCTGCGTCTTCTTTGGGCCTGATCGCAGGCTTCGGATCCACTTTGGCTTTGGCCAAGAAAAACAATCCGGACTGCTTCAGCAAG GGTGGGACGGCGGCGCTTCCCGAGAGTGGCGGGGCGCTGGCGCTGCGAGCTCTGGGCCGCGGCTCGGCGTACGCGTGCCTTACCGTGGGCGTGCTCAGCTTGGGCGCGTGCAAGCTGCTCGGCGTCGGCAGT ctgTCCGACCTCAGACGGAAGATGGCGTTGCTGTTGCCGCCCATCCCCAGGTCGGAAGCGGCGCCGGGGTCCGACTCGAGCAACCTCGACTCGCTCTTCAGGTCCAAGTGA
- the syt11a gene encoding synaptotagmin-11a yields MADMTVLQPSYAMSPILAGFLGAGVLVVAVIAALLLWSFCQRRYLRVSGRYKLHSDRYCDAEDPPYKFIHMLKGISIYPESLSSSKRIVRSARRADSPAGARGMVLVDAENNVLDVPGQLQMSHLVAPTGTGPRAGPACLERALPVRADYCCLDSSSAGSSQSSSKTASPFTPASSEAEVNAGLGAVSLTVDYNFPKKALVVTVVGARGLPAMDEQAGTSDPYVKMTVLPEKKHRVKTRVLRKTLDPLFDETFTFYGVAYSSLPELTLHFLVLSFDRFARDDVIGEALVPLKGVDPSTGRVHLSQRINKRNTQCENRGELLASLSYQPVSHRLSVVVLKARHLPKMDVAGLSANPYVKVNVFYGRKRIAKKKTHVKKCTLNPVFNESFIYDIPPELLPEISVEFLVVDFDRTAKNEVLGRLLLGLHGVPPSGAAHWREVCENPRRQISKWHALKSRCAKTSRLKSGMNLWSRFKFSTHATECQCAELYVPGERKRS; encoded by the exons ATGGCGGACATGACGGTGCTTCAACCATCCTACG CCATGTCTCCCATCCTGGCGGGCTTCCTGGGCGCGGGCGTTCTGGTGGTGGCAGTGATTGCGGCACTTCTGCTGTGGTCCTTCTGCCAGCGCCGCTACCTGCGCGTGTCTGGACGCTACAAGCTGCACAGTGACCGCTACTGCGACGCTGAGGACCCGCCTTACAAGTTCATCCACATGCTGAAGGGGATCAGTATTTACCCTGAATctctcagcagcagcaagaggATCGTACGCAGCGCCCGGCGGGCCGACAGTCCGGCGGGGGCCAGGGGCATGGTGCTGGTAGATGCTGAGAACAACGTCCTAGACGTCCCGGGTCAGCTTCAGATGAGTCACCTAGTGGCGCCCACTGGGACGGGCCCGCGGGCCGGCCCCGCCTGCCTGGAGCGGGCACTGCCAGTGCGCGCTGACTATTGCTGTCTGGACAGCAGCTCGGCCGGCAGCAGTCAGAGCAGCAGCAAGACGGCATCGCCCTTCACCCCCGCCTCCTCGGAAGCGGAAGTCAACGCTGGCTTGGGCGCCGTCAGCCTCACCGTGGACTACAACTTCCCCAAGAAGGCCCTGGTGGTTACGGTGGTTGGGGCCCGGGGCCTGCCCGCCATGGACGAGCAGGCCGGCACCTCAGACCCCTACGTCAAGATGACCGTGCTGCCCGAGAAGAAGCACCGCGTCAAGACCCGCGTGCTGAGAAAGACCCTTGACCCGCTTTTTGATGAGACCTTCACCTTCTACGGCGTGGCCTACAGCTCGCTGCCCGAGCTCACGCTGCACTTCTTGGTGCTCAGCTTCGACCGCTTCGCTCGCGACGACGTCATCGGCGAGGCCCTAGTGCCGCTCAAGGGCGTGGATCCCAGCACGGGCCGGGTCCACTTGAGCCAGCGGATCAACAAGAGAAACACGCAG TGCGAGAACCGCGGCGAGCTGCTGGCGTCGTTGTCCTATCAACCGGTGTCTCATCGCCTGAGCGTGGTGGTGCTCAAGGCCCGACACCTTCCCAAGATGGACGTCGCCGGCCTGTCTGCCA ACCCATACGTGAAGGTCAACGTGTTCTACGGCCGCAAGCGCATTGCTAAGAAGAAGACCCACGTGAAGAAGTGCACGCTCAACCCAGTCTTCAACGAGTCCTTCATCTACGACATCCCGCCCGAGCTACTGCCCGAGATCTCCGTGGAGTTCCTGGTTGTGGACTTCGACCGCACCGCCAAGAATGAAGTCCTGGGACGCCTGCTGCTGGGCCTGCACGGCGTTCCGCCCTCCGGCGCCGCCCACTGGCGGGAGGTCTGCGAGAACCCCCGCCGGCAGATCTCCAAGTGGCACGCCCTCA AGAGCCGCTGCGCAAAGACGTCACGCTTGAAATCTGGAATGAACTTGTGGAGCAGATTCAAATTTTCCACTCACGCCACTGAGTGCCAGTGCGCCGAATTGTACGTACCGGGGGAGAGAAAGAGATCTTAA
- the tmem242 gene encoding transmembrane protein 242 isoform X1, producing the protein MLTDQLDMSTAEKKPVQVSPNEDDDKLQLIQGVGPLCFRCVGAVFLAAASSLGLIAGFGSTLALAKKNNPDCFSKGGTAALPESGGALALRALGRGSAYACLTVGVLSLGACKLLGVGSLSDLRRKMALLLPPIPRSEAAPGSDSSNLDSLFRSK; encoded by the exons ATGCTGACGGACCAACTCGACATGTCCACAGCGGAAAAAAAGCCCGTCCAAGTGTCTCCAAATGAGGACGACGACAAACTGCAGCTAATTCAAG GTGTGGGACCTTTGTGCTTCCGGTGTGTAGGTGCTGTCTTCCTGGCGGCTGCGTCTTCTTTGGGCCTGATCGCAGGCTTCGGATCCACTTTGGCTTTGGCCAAGAAAAACAATCCGGACTGCTTCAGCAAG GGTGGGACGGCGGCGCTTCCCGAGAGTGGCGGGGCGCTGGCGCTGCGAGCTCTGGGCCGCGGCTCGGCGTACGCGTGCCTTACCGTGGGCGTGCTCAGCTTGGGCGCGTGCAAGCTGCTCGGCGTCGGCAGT ctgTCCGACCTCAGACGGAAGATGGCGTTGCTGTTGCCGCCCATCCCCAGGTCGGAAGCGGCGCCGGGGTCCGACTCGAGCAACCTCGACTCGCTCTTCAGGTCCAAGTGA